A stretch of the Lolium perenne isolate Kyuss_39 chromosome 3, Kyuss_2.0, whole genome shotgun sequence genome encodes the following:
- the LOC127344129 gene encoding phenolic glucoside malonyltransferase 1-like → MGAAGNLLVIDAAVVTPSDDLPARSLPLTFFDVKWLRPPPVQRLFLYRLDHQHHHGTAQQLVSDLRRSLSMVLTLFYPLAGHVRLAPGTNRYELFYQPGDGVAFTAAEYDVHVDDLASCSDDEPVPVAKLAPLLPPLPKGRAVLAVQATVLLGGRGLALGITLHHSACDGASSTHFLHSWAAACAGVDMPPPPVIDRTLIADPKNLYGIYTKGMVPSDGAEIEFAGTSLSSYPADQLLATFTLSQELLRGIKDALAAEAARHGAATMPFRCSSLIAAYSFIWSCYCRAKQGVDQTKTTYFLFSVDHRTRLDPPVPKLYLGNCLGPAIAAARHNELAADPLVGLFAAFTALADALEEAVGEGARDRWDGCVERVKEAVKAGVLSVAGSPRFGVYDVDFGFGRPAKVDIVSVAKTGAMSMAEGRDSLGGVEVGISLPPAGMERFRRCFSDATRAVGGK, encoded by the coding sequence ATGGGGGCCGCCGGCAATCTCCTGGTCATTGACGCGGCCGTCGTCACTCCCTCCGACGATCTCCCGGCGCGCTCCTTGCCACTGACCTTCTTCGACGTCAAATGGCTCCGCCCGCCGCCCGTCCAGCGCCTCTTCCTCTACCGCCTCGaccaccagcaccaccacggcacTGCCCAGCAGCTCGTCTCCGACCTCAGGCGCTCCCTCTCCATGGTCCTCACGCTCTTCTACCCACTCGCCGGCCACGTCCGCCTTGCGCCGGGCACTAACCGCTACGAGCTCTTCTACCAGCCCGGCGACGGCGTCGCCTTCACCGCCGCCGAGTACGACGTCCACGTCGACGACCTCGCCAGCTGCTCCGACGATGAGCCCGTCCCGGTCGCTAAGCTCGCGCCGCTCTTGCCACCGCTCCCCAAGGGCCGGGCGGTGCTCGCCGTGCAGGCCACGGTGCTGCTCGGCGGGAGAGGCCTCGCTCTCGGCATCACACTGCACCACTCCGCTTGCGACGGCGCCAGCTCCACGCACTTCCTGCACTCCTGGGCAGCCGCTTGCGCCGGTGTCGACATGCCTCCCCCGCCCGTCATCGACCGCACGCTCATCGCCGACCCCAAGAACCTGTACGGCATCTATACCAAAGGAATGGTGCCGAGCGACGGCGCCGAGATCGAGTTCGCTGGCACCAGCCTGTCCTCTTACCCTGCCGACCAGCTCCTCGCCACGTTCACGCTGTCTCAGGAGCTCCTGCGTGGCATCAAGGACGCGCTCGCTGCCGAGGCGGCGAGGCACGGCGCCGCAACGATGCCGTTCAGGTGCTCGTCGTTGATCGCCGCCTACAGCTTCATCTGGTCCTGCTACTGCCGAGCCAAACAGGGCGTCGACCAAACTAAAACAACATACTTTCTCTTCTCCGTCGACCACCGGACGCGGCTCGACCCACCCGTCCCTAAGTTGTACCTGGGGAACTGCCTCGGCCCAGCCATCGCCGCTGCGCGCCACAACGAGTTGGCCGCCGACCCCTTGGTTGGCCTCTTCGCCGCGTTCACCGCGCTCGCCGACGCGCTGGAGGAAGCGGTGGGCGAGGGGGCGCGGGACCGGTGGGATGGATGCGTGGAGCGGGTGAAGGAGGCGGTGAAGGCCGGCGTGCTGTCGGTGGCCGGGTCGCCGAGGTTCGGCGTGTACGACGTCGACTTCGGGTTCGGCCGACCAGCCAAGGTGGACATCGTGTCCGTGGCCAAGACCGGGGCCATGTCAATGGCCGAGGGGCGCGACAGCCTTGGCGGTGTGGAGGTCGGCATCTCGTTGCCGCCGGCTGGGATGGAGCGTTTCCGGCGGTGCTTTTCCGACGCCACTCGTGCCGTGGGCGGAAAATAG